A genomic stretch from Desulfolutivibrio sulfodismutans DSM 3696 includes:
- a CDS encoding methyl-accepting chemotaxis protein yields MKISRKLVILTAIPLIAFFIVSLVFIKNNIDESNIVSDMANNTKLLMAVSDLIHELQRERGRTSIYLSGGSREDMEGQRKSTDSKIPSVTSALNTSTISSQIKTNTAEAISEIEKVRSTANQKGPAKDVVDTYGKIISAFMSTETTIANSKTTRGFGKALTTIIILETAKENAGKLRATVSGVLTADKPFDEELFTRLITFKANIDANLDSKAIVLSSTAKTLLEDSRKSEAWAGVNKVFNVVLTKSKDGEFGISGKDFFATMTKVIDDMYSVRNKEVESIVNNLSIIQDEIASTLLKVYFSLGLILLLALISAFFLARSITAPINHIISYSKDVASGNLNATLVERFSHDLGVLQASLEAMVENLKSKILEAERNSSIASEQTEKALLAMKEADVARQKAESAKAEGMLQAAHQLEGVVEIVSSASEQLSAQVEQSSRGSEEQSHRVSETATAMEEMNATVLEVAKNASQAAETAGKAKDKAEDGSQVVALVVKGIGEVQSYALDLKMDMTSLGKQAEGIGQILNVISDIADQTNLLALNAAIEAARAGDAGRGFAVVADEVRKLAEKTMTATKEVGDAIRGIQEGARKNIANVEHAVSRIDAATGLAGKSGDALNEIVSLVDLTTDQVRSIATASEQQSAASEEINQSIEAINRISSETSDAMRQSAQAVGELAHQAQVLKSLIDQMKDEGGAGAGSAKSLGTRKLALAQR; encoded by the coding sequence GTGAAAATTTCGCGAAAATTAGTTATATTGACGGCAATTCCGCTGATCGCGTTCTTTATCGTAAGCTTGGTATTTATTAAAAACAACATCGATGAATCTAATATTGTCAGTGATATGGCTAATAATACGAAGTTATTGATGGCCGTATCTGATCTTATACATGAATTACAGAGAGAAAGAGGGCGGACTTCCATTTACTTGTCAGGAGGTTCTCGCGAGGATATGGAAGGTCAAAGAAAGTCAACTGACTCAAAAATACCCTCAGTAACTAGCGCGCTAAATACATCAACAATTTCATCTCAAATCAAAACAAACACGGCAGAAGCAATATCTGAAATTGAAAAGGTTCGAAGCACTGCCAATCAAAAAGGACCAGCTAAAGACGTTGTCGACACTTATGGGAAGATTATTTCTGCTTTTATGTCAACTGAGACAACAATAGCCAATTCAAAGACGACAAGAGGATTTGGGAAGGCTCTGACAACTATCATAATTCTGGAAACTGCAAAAGAAAATGCTGGAAAATTAAGAGCGACCGTATCCGGTGTTTTGACGGCTGACAAGCCATTCGACGAAGAGCTTTTCACTCGGCTGATTACTTTTAAAGCTAATATTGATGCGAACCTAGATTCGAAAGCGATTGTACTGAGCTCAACTGCCAAAACACTCCTTGAAGATAGTAGGAAGTCTGAAGCATGGGCCGGTGTCAATAAAGTATTCAATGTTGTACTGACAAAGTCTAAAGACGGAGAATTTGGCATTAGCGGCAAAGACTTTTTTGCTACAATGACAAAAGTTATTGATGACATGTACTCAGTCCGCAACAAAGAGGTCGAGTCGATAGTTAATAACTTGTCAATAATTCAAGACGAAATTGCCAGCACCCTTTTAAAGGTTTACTTTTCATTAGGGTTAATCTTGCTGTTAGCTTTGATCTCTGCTTTCTTTCTGGCGCGTTCAATTACTGCTCCTATCAATCATATAATTTCGTATTCGAAAGATGTTGCGAGTGGAAATCTAAATGCAACACTTGTTGAACGGTTCAGCCATGACCTTGGGGTGCTTCAAGCGTCTTTGGAGGCTATGGTTGAAAACTTAAAATCCAAGATTCTAGAAGCAGAGCGAAACAGTTCTATTGCCTCTGAGCAAACTGAAAAAGCTTTACTGGCCATGAAAGAAGCCGATGTTGCAAGACAGAAGGCCGAAAGTGCCAAGGCCGAAGGCATGCTTCAAGCAGCTCATCAACTTGAAGGCGTAGTAGAAATTGTTTCATCAGCTTCTGAGCAACTTTCAGCCCAGGTAGAGCAGTCGAGCCGTGGTTCCGAGGAGCAGTCTCACCGGGTGAGTGAAACCGCCACCGCTATGGAAGAGATGAACGCCACGGTCCTTGAAGTTGCAAAGAACGCTTCGCAGGCTGCTGAAACTGCTGGCAAAGCCAAGGATAAAGCAGAAGATGGTTCACAAGTTGTTGCTTTAGTGGTCAAGGGGATCGGCGAAGTTCAATCATATGCTCTTGATCTCAAAATGGACATGACCTCTCTTGGTAAACAGGCAGAAGGCATAGGACAAATCCTCAACGTTATCTCTGACATTGCAGACCAGACTAACTTGCTGGCCTTGAACGCAGCCATTGAAGCAGCTCGGGCTGGTGATGCCGGAAGGGGTTTCGCAGTCGTCGCTGATGAAGTCCGTAAGCTCGCAGAAAAGACCATGACCGCCACCAAGGAAGTCGGTGACGCCATTCGAGGGATTCAAGAAGGGGCACGAAAGAATATCGCGAATGTTGAACACGCGGTTTCAAGGATTGACGCAGCTACTGGCTTGGCGGGTAAGTCGGGTGACGCCTTGAACGAGATCGTATCTTTGGTTGATCTGACCACCGACCAAGTGCGGTCGATAGCAACAGCATCCGAACAGCAATCAGCAGCCAGTGAGGAGATCAATCAGAGCATTGAGGCCATTAATCGCATCTCTTCCGAAACCTCTGATGCCATGCGGCAGTCTGCCCAGGCTGTGGGTGAACTTGCTCACCAAGCGCAGGTGCTCAAGAGCTTGATCGACCAGATGAAGGACGAGGGCGGTGCAGGGGCTGGTTCTGCGAAGTCACTTGGTACGCGCAAGCTGGCACTGGCCCAGCGGTAA
- a CDS encoding DNA photolyase: MSNVLTCQRNIGITLSNEFAKKQLATHAVNCGLICGHACKYCSTPSLIRTHRFFKENKITSFAALESGTAIVDLWTHLRVQRQSMKLDSNDVVMMSTLTDCWAPEARGRDLGRHLLSTILSKSTCSVRILTKSASIAYDYDLISKYRNRVMVGLSITAPVHNEHLAKIIEPNASSITERLQALHLARDMGIRTYGMICPVLPGIGTSQSDYESMLDSVLAAKPETIWTEPLNARGPGIVNCAKALQQKGYGLHAHEFDMIRSSHFHQLYVEDLINTATNAAISRGCLDHLKILVYSDGDGYNVNDAAVIWLKR, from the coding sequence ATGAGTAACGTCTTAACATGCCAAAGGAACATCGGAATCACTCTTTCGAATGAGTTTGCAAAAAAGCAATTGGCCACACATGCTGTAAATTGCGGACTGATTTGCGGTCATGCGTGCAAGTATTGTTCAACACCGTCGCTGATAAGAACGCATAGATTCTTCAAGGAGAACAAGATCACTTCTTTTGCTGCCCTTGAAAGCGGGACGGCTATTGTCGACTTGTGGACACATTTGCGTGTTCAACGCCAGAGCATGAAGCTTGATAGTAACGATGTCGTGATGATGAGCACGCTAACGGATTGCTGGGCTCCAGAGGCAAGGGGGCGCGATCTTGGGCGTCATCTTTTGTCGACGATTTTGTCCAAGAGCACCTGCTCCGTACGGATTCTCACGAAGAGCGCTTCTATTGCGTATGATTATGACCTGATATCGAAATATCGCAATAGGGTGATGGTTGGTTTGAGCATTACTGCTCCGGTTCATAATGAGCACCTCGCGAAGATCATCGAGCCGAATGCCTCCAGCATCACCGAACGCTTGCAAGCCCTGCATCTGGCTCGGGACATGGGCATTCGAACCTACGGAATGATATGTCCAGTTCTGCCTGGTATTGGCACGTCGCAATCCGATTATGAAAGCATGCTCGATTCTGTTTTGGCTGCAAAACCTGAAACGATTTGGACTGAACCTTTGAATGCGCGAGGGCCTGGGATCGTCAACTGCGCCAAGGCGCTTCAACAGAAAGGGTATGGATTGCATGCTCACGAATTCGATATGATCCGGTCATCTCACTTTCATCAATTGTACGTTGAAGACTTGATCAATACCGCAACCAATGCCGCCATCTCCAGGGGTTGTTTGGATCATCTCAAGATTTTGGTTTACTCTGATGGTGACGGATACAATGTCAATGACGCAGCAGTGATCTGGCTGAAGCGGTAA
- a CDS encoding chemotaxis protein CheW — MDADHLSVQENELLQLVTFAISEEEFGIDILRVQEIIRMMPITKVPNSPHSVEGVINLRGKVIPVIDLRKRFSMEFHAHDSQTRIVVIKIHGMIVGFVVDQVSEVLRIQSNTVEPPPPVVSGVESEYIKGVGKLDGRLLILLDLEKLFSREEIQRAAN; from the coding sequence ATGGATGCTGATCACCTATCTGTGCAGGAGAATGAGCTTCTTCAACTCGTGACGTTCGCCATTTCTGAAGAAGAATTCGGAATCGATATTCTTCGTGTACAAGAGATCATCCGCATGATGCCAATCACCAAGGTTCCTAACTCTCCTCATTCGGTGGAAGGGGTAATTAACCTTCGTGGCAAGGTTATTCCTGTGATTGACTTGCGAAAGCGGTTTAGCATGGAGTTTCATGCACACGATAGCCAAACTCGAATAGTAGTGATTAAGATTCATGGAATGATCGTTGGGTTTGTCGTCGATCAAGTATCTGAAGTTTTGCGAATTCAGTCAAATACGGTAGAACCTCCTCCACCAGTTGTTTCTGGGGTTGAGTCTGAATACATAAAGGGAGTTGGAAAACTGGATGGACGGCTGTTAATTCTTCTTGATTTAGAAAAGCTGTTTTCTCGTGAAGAGATTCAACGTGCTGCCAACTAA
- a CDS encoding tyrosine-type recombinase/integrase: MKVEPIIDLKNIKSIKKLLADQPRNRLLFTMGVNSGLRVQDILALKVSDVKYCKIGDRVCLKEKKTGKENIFIMNKEIKSALAEHLATSKLEDEHFLFKSRKGKNYPLTTYAVTMMVQRWCDEINLQGNFGAHTLRKTWCYHQRKTFGVSWELLAKRLNHSSPSITRRYLGVQDEEVEEILLNAL, translated from the coding sequence ATGAAAGTCGAGCCCATTATCGACCTCAAGAACATCAAGAGCATCAAGAAGCTCTTGGCGGATCAGCCGCGTAATCGGCTACTGTTTACCATGGGGGTGAACTCTGGGCTCAGGGTCCAAGATATATTGGCCTTGAAGGTTTCAGACGTGAAGTATTGCAAGATTGGCGACCGCGTCTGCCTCAAGGAAAAGAAAACTGGCAAAGAGAACATCTTCATAATGAACAAGGAAATCAAGTCGGCTCTTGCCGAGCATCTTGCAACTTCGAAACTCGAAGATGAACATTTCCTGTTCAAGAGCCGCAAGGGGAAGAATTATCCGCTGACCACGTATGCCGTCACCATGATGGTGCAGCGCTGGTGCGACGAGATCAATCTACAAGGCAACTTCGGAGCGCATACACTGCGGAAGACGTGGTGCTACCATCAACGCAAAACATTTGGTGTTTCATGGGAGTTGTTGGCCAAGAGGCTCAATCACAGTAGCCCCTCGATAACGCGAAGGTATCTTGGGGTACAGGATGAAGAGGTGGAAGAAATCCTCCTCAACGCATTGTGA
- a CDS encoding GGDEF domain-containing protein, producing the protein MNTTDFYVDPGRRKHFLSLVTSAGFLKEYEIEFIDSLGVRFWGMVSSKRIVYNNEDAILSTIIDISLRKKLEEELVYSSSHDFLTGVFNRRHFSSVMTSEVVRSKRYSTSLSLVMIDLDNFKIVNDVHGHIVGDEILKHFCTIVRENLRQTDTLGRVGGEEFAVLLPETDLIGAEKFAERVRSTVSMAEFLYENKSISFSISSGVASLTVDEDAERLLKRCDDALLVAKMTGKNKVVVCSSQIM; encoded by the coding sequence GTGAATACAACGGATTTTTATGTTGATCCAGGCAGACGAAAGCATTTTTTAAGCTTAGTAACTTCCGCAGGGTTTTTGAAAGAATATGAAATTGAATTCATAGACAGTCTCGGTGTTCGTTTTTGGGGTATGGTGTCGTCAAAGCGAATTGTTTACAATAATGAGGATGCAATCCTGTCAACAATAATTGACATATCTTTGCGTAAAAAACTTGAAGAGGAATTGGTGTATAGCTCGTCGCATGACTTTCTGACTGGTGTCTTTAATAGGAGGCATTTTTCATCGGTGATGACGTCAGAAGTGGTCCGATCTAAAAGATATTCTACAAGCCTGTCTCTGGTAATGATTGATTTGGACAACTTTAAAATAGTTAATGATGTTCATGGGCATATTGTTGGCGATGAAATTCTCAAGCACTTTTGCACAATCGTACGAGAAAATTTACGGCAGACTGATACGCTAGGCAGGGTTGGTGGTGAAGAATTTGCAGTATTGTTGCCCGAAACTGATTTGATTGGTGCAGAAAAATTTGCAGAGAGGGTTCGGAGTACAGTGAGTATGGCCGAGTTTTTGTATGAGAATAAAAGTATTTCTTTCAGCATCAGTAGTGGAGTAGCATCGTTGACTGTAGATGAAGATGCTGAAAGACTGTTGAAGCGATGTGATGATGCATTGCTTGTTGCAAAAATGACTGGTAAAAACAAGGTTGTTGTTTGTAGTTCGCAAATAATGTGA
- a CDS encoding tyrosine-type recombinase/integrase, with product MGVYQRDGRFMVYWHEEGKRRDKSFGRGEVARLQAEAFDLAIQQAKANLNVPVQEVQVTEPGAEPVAHQEEPGVGAEEVQAEMPLATSVATVASVAVPAKRVTFGQLSMMYLDHLRVSGRTPKHIANLENLLKSMFFDILGRDTLVEGMTYLKDIVPFIKEMQGVSPQTKKPRSQSCVNRYCDYLDAIFNFGIEMELISRNPMKGRKKAKEKPRDVQVGVDDLRRIMECAEPHVRWAMEVCFNLGTRPGPSELFALRYENVDFSAGTVRIFATKTQTYRTVPVTSAFLDRLKEMRGHSRSGYIVEYDGKPVTTIRKSFNKACVKAGITVDFRMYDLRHLFATTMLANGADLAAVSKLMGHSTVKMTADVYYHYLEGEKERAVSKLPSLIAV from the coding sequence ATGGGCGTCTATCAACGCGATGGACGGTTCATGGTCTATTGGCACGAAGAAGGTAAGAGGCGGGACAAGTCCTTCGGTAGGGGCGAAGTGGCCCGTCTCCAGGCTGAGGCGTTTGATCTTGCGATCCAGCAAGCGAAAGCGAATCTGAATGTGCCTGTTCAGGAGGTGCAGGTCACTGAGCCGGGGGCGGAACCGGTTGCGCACCAGGAAGAGCCAGGGGTTGGGGCTGAAGAGGTCCAGGCTGAAATGCCGCTGGCGACGTCGGTAGCGACGGTGGCTTCTGTCGCCGTACCTGCCAAGAGGGTCACCTTTGGTCAACTGTCGATGATGTACCTGGATCACCTTCGGGTGTCGGGTCGGACGCCGAAGCACATTGCTAACCTCGAGAACCTGCTCAAGAGCATGTTCTTCGACATCCTTGGTCGGGACACCCTGGTCGAGGGCATGACGTACCTGAAAGACATCGTCCCGTTCATCAAGGAGATGCAAGGGGTCAGTCCTCAGACGAAGAAGCCACGGTCCCAGTCCTGTGTCAATCGCTACTGCGACTACCTCGACGCGATCTTCAACTTCGGCATCGAGATGGAACTCATTTCCAGGAACCCAATGAAGGGGCGGAAGAAAGCCAAGGAGAAACCTCGGGACGTCCAGGTCGGCGTTGATGACCTGCGCCGGATCATGGAGTGTGCTGAGCCTCATGTCCGGTGGGCCATGGAGGTCTGCTTTAACCTCGGGACTCGGCCTGGTCCTTCGGAACTGTTCGCATTGCGCTATGAAAATGTGGATTTCAGCGCTGGCACGGTGCGAATTTTCGCTACCAAAACGCAGACCTATCGGACTGTCCCGGTGACTTCGGCATTCCTGGATCGCCTGAAGGAGATGCGGGGGCATTCAAGGTCTGGGTACATCGTCGAATACGACGGGAAGCCGGTGACAACGATTCGCAAGAGCTTCAACAAGGCCTGCGTGAAGGCTGGTATCACCGTGGATTTCAGGATGTATGACCTGCGCCATCTCTTCGCAACGACGATGCTGGCGAACGGAGCCGACTTGGCGGCGGTATCTAAACTCATGGGCCATTCCACGGTAAAGATGACCGCAGACGTGTACTATCACTATCTGGAAGGTGAGAAAGAACGGGCTGTTAGCAAGTTGCCCAGCTTGATTGCCGTTTAA
- a CDS encoding DUF927 domain-containing protein produces MNTNQTVNTSSMSAVAQDIVLKTINIQQRIPNAPVSNASELPHRYLFAKDLSLVKSTDAGGIRLSPCPIVISECSENRSTGLHYVTLSWLRDGRWHQHQIERGVIASKTSIVGLANYNFPVTSINANGIIEYLQEYDRVNSGNIPKTFVDSRLGWTEDMAGFLWGHSYLSGTSAGKLPGQAPVVRFKGADQGDEQFASGFVQKGSFAAWASMVNEALEYPDVAFALYTSLAAPLLPILGVDNFTLELCAPSSSGKTTALMLAASAWGNPSFHAGSFINTWNGTDNRIGRMAALLNGLPLFLDETKLARLQNKKNKYGSDLVTDSIYMIASGMDKGRATLHGSDRVQPFRTILFSTGETPSLDLSTDGGVRGRIIDLWGNPFLRTDAESKAVVTRTKTGVTDHFGHAGPRMVQFILDHRDQWPIWKEAYAEANELLTKSPDLTPVEMRLGEYFAAVATAIAIIHAALPELKRSTPVRSLLDSVWSRAMNEAKSADIASQAFGCVEEWISSNQNRVYLPAEARQNIPWSGDMHGAYCDVTDDGEWTFTGLTKTILDDILRKNGFKALEMVRLWKDKGWLITDDWSKGYQRKVVIPKTAGESKNVIVPMYCFSAKSFWDGRGRTSPK; encoded by the coding sequence ATGAATACGAATCAAACTGTCAACACAAGCAGTATGAGCGCAGTTGCTCAAGATATAGTTCTTAAGACGATTAACATTCAACAGCGTATTCCCAATGCGCCAGTATCAAATGCGTCTGAATTGCCGCATCGGTATCTGTTTGCGAAGGACCTGAGCCTTGTTAAATCGACTGATGCAGGCGGGATACGGCTTTCACCATGCCCAATCGTGATTAGCGAATGTTCGGAGAACAGGTCTACGGGGCTGCATTATGTCACATTGTCCTGGTTACGCGACGGGAGGTGGCATCAGCATCAAATTGAACGCGGAGTCATCGCAAGCAAGACCAGCATTGTCGGATTGGCAAATTACAACTTCCCCGTCACGAGCATTAACGCAAATGGCATCATCGAGTATCTTCAAGAATATGATCGGGTTAACAGTGGCAACATCCCGAAGACGTTTGTGGACAGCCGCCTGGGTTGGACCGAGGACATGGCGGGGTTTCTCTGGGGGCACTCGTACTTGAGTGGGACTTCCGCCGGTAAACTTCCCGGCCAGGCCCCGGTGGTTCGTTTCAAGGGTGCCGACCAGGGAGATGAGCAATTCGCAAGCGGCTTTGTTCAAAAGGGAAGCTTCGCCGCCTGGGCCTCCATGGTCAATGAGGCGCTGGAATATCCTGACGTCGCCTTTGCGCTGTACACGTCCTTGGCCGCGCCATTGCTTCCGATCCTGGGGGTGGACAACTTTACACTCGAACTCTGTGCTCCAAGTTCTTCAGGGAAAACCACCGCGCTGATGCTGGCGGCATCGGCATGGGGAAATCCTTCGTTCCATGCGGGCTCGTTCATCAACACCTGGAACGGGACCGACAACAGGATCGGTAGGATGGCGGCTCTGCTCAATGGGCTGCCGTTGTTCCTTGACGAAACTAAGCTGGCTAGATTGCAGAACAAAAAGAACAAGTACGGCAGCGACCTCGTCACTGACTCCATCTACATGATCGCATCCGGCATGGATAAGGGCCGAGCGACCCTCCATGGCTCTGATCGGGTGCAGCCGTTCAGGACCATCCTCTTCTCAACTGGAGAGACGCCAAGCCTGGACCTGAGTACAGACGGTGGTGTCAGGGGCAGGATCATCGACCTTTGGGGCAACCCTTTCCTCAGGACAGACGCTGAGAGCAAAGCTGTTGTCACCAGGACCAAGACAGGGGTCACTGACCACTTCGGCCATGCTGGACCTCGCATGGTTCAGTTCATCCTGGACCATCGGGATCAATGGCCCATCTGGAAGGAGGCGTATGCCGAAGCGAATGAGCTTCTTACGAAATCGCCTGATCTGACGCCAGTTGAAATGCGACTTGGAGAATACTTTGCCGCTGTCGCTACTGCGATTGCAATCATCCATGCGGCTCTACCGGAACTGAAACGGAGCACGCCAGTCCGAAGCCTACTCGATTCAGTCTGGTCCAGGGCAATGAACGAAGCAAAATCTGCAGATATTGCTTCTCAGGCATTTGGGTGCGTAGAGGAATGGATTAGCAGTAATCAGAATCGAGTGTATTTGCCAGCCGAGGCGCGTCAAAATATCCCTTGGTCTGGTGACATGCATGGAGCGTATTGCGACGTGACTGACGATGGAGAATGGACATTCACAGGGTTAACGAAAACGATTCTGGATGATATTCTTAGAAAGAATGGATTTAAAGCCTTAGAAATGGTCCGTCTCTGGAAGGACAAGGGCTGGCTCATCACCGATGACTGGTCCAAAGGGTATCAGCGAAAGGTCGTCATCCCTAAAACTGCTGGCGAGTCGAAGAACGTAATAGTGCCAATGTACTGCTTCAGTGCCAAATCCTTTTGGGACGGACGGGGAAGGACCAGCCCTAAATAG
- a CDS encoding DUF6573 family protein: MSDESWPIIFSYSRTQAIEDGVLIDVTAEAKAYGFNLPFVIGDNLFSYVTPPPGLEGEGQSQEGRLHDLMSLAALSARKGLQQDRVYFEVLFLMKPGKHEKVRCVLHVGPGDHGEPVLTLCLPEDL, translated from the coding sequence ATGTCTGACGAATCCTGGCCCATCATTTTCAGTTATTCCCGAACCCAGGCAATAGAGGACGGGGTTTTGATCGACGTCACCGCCGAGGCAAAAGCTTACGGATTCAATCTGCCCTTTGTCATCGGGGACAACCTGTTCAGCTACGTCACCCCTCCACCTGGACTGGAAGGCGAAGGGCAGTCGCAGGAGGGTCGCCTGCACGACTTGATGAGCCTTGCGGCTCTTTCAGCACGGAAGGGGCTCCAGCAGGATCGCGTCTACTTCGAAGTGCTGTTTCTGATGAAGCCGGGGAAGCATGAAAAGGTCCGGTGCGTTCTCCATGTTGGCCCTGGTGATCATGGCGAACCTGTCCTGACTCTGTGTCTTCCGGAGGACCTGTGA
- a CDS encoding diguanylate cyclase, which yields MAAVAVAVASFSWGKYSERQTLLEEYNVFRLSTKAIHMLQKERGLTVKSLFRPTPSNINELQLWRAETSAAILKLSNTSLSREISGRQIRLRGLSDSNAISLEDCFLEYSDIIYEIIATYSSDKSYEHIQHDHLFLSLMNLLMAREHLGKIRARISMSAMNNFLDGESQFYVKEKFGFYKISKEEFLKSLKGKYPGYVGIVADDEKVKKTEAAISLYLDGRQQEFDYDSWFGMSTGAMDVYYSVEGTLADTYGQYLKYEKRKAQLTGLLILCVTALVLLVSGLFVGRFIKSFSARVENIDDKMRFILRTNDYKIEITDQSHDEISGISNSLNSLLKFTNQLLEEKEKMASTDRLTGVYNRTKFVDIFNSEFQRFSRYKTPFSVIMMDIDHFKIVNDTYGHNVGDDVLVEVASMASKIIRATDILVRWGGEEFVVLAPSSELHSAVALAEKLRSVIAGHSFPSGLKVTMSFGVAEIDESDSLKTIMARADAALYESKRTGRNKVCTFSAIK from the coding sequence ATGGCTGCTGTTGCAGTGGCTGTGGCTAGTTTTAGTTGGGGCAAATATTCAGAAAGACAAACACTGCTTGAAGAGTACAATGTTTTCAGGCTGTCGACTAAAGCTATTCACATGCTACAAAAAGAGCGCGGGCTCACTGTAAAAAGTCTCTTTCGACCTACGCCGAGCAATATTAATGAACTCCAATTATGGCGTGCTGAAACTAGCGCTGCCATTCTAAAGTTGTCGAATACTTCATTGTCCCGAGAAATCTCAGGAAGGCAGATCAGGCTTCGCGGCTTAAGTGATTCTAATGCGATTTCTCTAGAAGATTGTTTTCTAGAGTACTCTGACATAATATACGAAATTATTGCAACTTACAGTTCGGATAAATCTTACGAGCATATTCAACATGATCATTTGTTTTTGTCGTTAATGAATTTGTTGATGGCAAGGGAACACCTTGGGAAAATTCGGGCCCGAATTTCCATGTCGGCGATGAATAATTTTTTAGATGGGGAGAGTCAATTTTATGTAAAAGAAAAGTTTGGATTTTACAAGATATCGAAGGAAGAGTTTTTGAAAAGCCTTAAAGGAAAATATCCAGGTTATGTTGGCATTGTCGCAGATGACGAGAAAGTCAAAAAAACGGAAGCTGCAATTTCTTTGTATTTAGACGGTAGACAGCAAGAGTTTGATTACGATAGTTGGTTCGGAATGTCTACGGGGGCAATGGATGTGTACTATTCGGTCGAAGGTACACTTGCAGACACGTATGGTCAGTATTTGAAATACGAAAAAAGAAAAGCTCAATTAACTGGATTATTGATATTGTGCGTTACAGCCCTCGTCCTTCTCGTTTCGGGGCTTTTCGTTGGGCGGTTTATCAAGTCATTTTCGGCGAGGGTCGAAAACATTGATGATAAAATGCGGTTTATTTTGAGAACCAACGATTATAAAATCGAAATTACCGACCAAAGTCATGATGAGATTTCAGGTATTTCGAATTCTCTGAATTCTCTGCTGAAGTTTACTAATCAATTGCTTGAAGAAAAAGAAAAGATGGCTTCAACGGATAGGCTCACTGGGGTTTATAACCGAACCAAGTTTGTAGATATTTTTAATTCAGAGTTTCAACGGTTTTCCCGCTACAAAACGCCTTTTAGTGTGATAATGATGGATATTGATCACTTCAAAATAGTCAATGATACATACGGTCACAATGTCGGAGATGATGTTCTAGTTGAAGTCGCGTCCATGGCATCTAAAATAATCAGGGCGACAGACATATTGGTGAGATGGGGAGGGGAAGAGTTTGTGGTTCTGGCCCCGTCAAGCGAGTTACATTCTGCCGTAGCACTTGCTGAGAAACTTCGGTCAGTTATAGCTGGGCACTCTTTCCCGTCCGGTTTGAAAGTAACTATGAGCTTTGGCGTTGCAGAAATTGACGAGAGTGATTCTCTCAAAACAATTATGGCTCGGGCTGATGCAGCTCTTTATGAATCGAAGCGCACTGGTAGAAATAAGGTTTGCACGTTTAGCGCGATAAAATGA
- a CDS encoding substrate-binding periplasmic protein, with amino-acid sequence MKAKHVLFVVALIAFLLSNAMGQARFNVIYIEYPPYCFTKNGNPDGYLLTRASSVLRCAKLDFRLVGCPSNRALHEVKTASNTISIGWFKTQEREQFAKYSIPLSQSRPQVAVFLKKNEDGFAGFNSLKDLLSNSNLKIGVIKGHSEGEIVDSIMSNSRDNVILVSAEQVNLMSMLKAGRFDYILLPPEEIQHLLRTSGMNPRDFEKKQLEDIPPGNKRYIIFSNDIEDETIHVINTCIAKSHFER; translated from the coding sequence ATGAAGGCAAAGCACGTTTTATTTGTTGTCGCACTGATCGCATTTCTTCTGTCTAATGCAATGGGACAGGCAAGGTTCAATGTGATATACATTGAGTACCCTCCCTATTGTTTCACAAAAAACGGGAATCCAGATGGGTATTTGTTAACGCGCGCGTCATCTGTTTTGCGCTGTGCAAAATTAGACTTTCGCCTAGTGGGGTGTCCGTCAAACCGCGCTTTGCACGAGGTAAAAACTGCTTCAAACACAATTTCTATTGGATGGTTCAAAACCCAGGAGCGCGAGCAATTTGCAAAATACTCTATTCCTCTTAGTCAATCTCGACCACAGGTGGCAGTCTTTTTGAAAAAAAATGAAGATGGGTTCGCAGGGTTTAATAGTTTGAAAGACTTGCTTTCTAATTCAAATTTGAAGATCGGCGTAATAAAAGGGCACTCTGAAGGAGAAATTGTTGACTCAATAATGAGCAATAGCAGGGACAATGTAATTCTCGTGAGTGCTGAACAGGTGAATTTAATGTCCATGCTCAAAGCAGGGCGTTTTGACTACATATTATTGCCACCGGAAGAAATTCAGCACCTCCTGCGCACATCAGGAATGAATCCTCGTGACTTCGAGAAGAAACAACTTGAAGATATACCGCCAGGAAATAAAAGGTACATAATTTTTTCTAATGATATAGAGGATGAAACAATTCATGTCATAAATACGTGTATTGCAAAATCACATTTTGAAAGGTGA